From Candidatus Protochlamydia phocaeensis:
TACATTCAGAGTTACAGCTTGGACAATTTAGATTCATTTTCATTTCCTTGATAAATTTTCTATCTAGGAAAGCTGGTATTTGTTCTTATTTCAAGCTCTTTTTAGCATTACTTGTTGGGAACTACCATTTTTTTGAATATAAAGGGAAACCAATTTTTGAAAAAGAAATTTCATTACTTGCATATCCACCAGAAACTATTTTTGCTGAAAAGCTAGAAACGGTACTTTCAAAGGGTGCTATCAATAGTCGTATGAAAGACTATCACGATCTTGTGTTATTAACCAGAAATTCAACTTTAATTCAGCAAGATAATCTTAAAACAGCCATAACACACACATTTCAGAATCGAGGAACAATATTTGAACTTATCGTCTTCAGTGAAGATGAATTTAAGCGCATTCAAAAGCTATGGATCGCCCATCTTCAGGGTCTTGGAGAGAAGAGTGAAGATCTTGGACTTCCAAAAGACATACAAGAAGCAATTCGAGAAATTAACTCATATCTTGTAGAAATGAATATGATTTCTATTGGGAATATAATTGCTGAATTAAGTGGAAAAAAATTACTTGATCAAGTGCAGGCAGCAATTATTGCTGGTGCAGATGTAAATGATAATTCACGGAATGGCCATCGTCCGCTACAGATGGCATTAAAAGAAGGATATTCTGAAGCAGCCCGCTTATTAATTGAAAGAGGTGCTGATGTTTTATATCGCGATCATAGTGGATTGAGTCCTT
This genomic window contains:
- a CDS encoding nucleotidyl transferase AbiEii/AbiGii toxin family protein, whose translation is HSELQLGQFRFIFISLINFLSRKAGICSYFKLFLALLVGNYHFFEYKGKPIFEKEISLLAYPPETIFAEKLETVLSKGAINSRMKDYHDLVLLTRNSTLIQQDNLKTAITHTFQNRGTIFELIVFSEDEFKRIQKLWIAHLQGLGEKSEDLGLPKDIQEAIREINSYLVEMNMISIGNIIAELSGKKLLDQVQAAIIAGADVNDNSRNGHRPLQMALKEGYSEAARLLIERGADVLYRDHSGLSPLQMAINYGQFENANLLIEKGAPFNPNNPHGYDYSRLYQFQHFGRNHVWLKKKSNS